The Candidatus Malacoplasma girerdii genome has a segment encoding these proteins:
- the cdsA gene encoding CDP-diglyceride synthetase, with the protein MKQNNTQNQINTLKQRLKTSSVISLYLIVLIIVALLADPYTNFVSKHLISDKISTAFIFYNVFIFLVGPFSYLIANELLSSFLNAKDYKIINILALCGLMIIPAYAFAYIFGVHQYFNNLFNLNDNKWKIYGLIVGVLFTGLLIYSLSYLCINKKLKDNNKSSYFATVTALVFFFYTAMYYIVATRTYNVFIFLLLIPILTDSFAYFCGSLFGKHHFSKSSPNKTIEGCVSGVVMTTVIVTLMQFMFYFYSDNALHATYLNQFIGWQLDNTMNRSIYFYWYFICAVIVGVLSILAICGDLYFSKVKRSINIKDFGKLLPGHGGILDRIDSWIYVITAYVGCSIIFALFFNWYGILQNIYII; encoded by the coding sequence ATGAAGCAAAATAATACTCAAAACCAAATAAATACTTTAAAACAAAGATTAAAAACTTCAAGTGTTATTAGTTTATATTTAATAGTTTTAATTATTGTTGCTTTATTAGCAGACCCTTATACAAACTTTGTAAGTAAACATCTTATAAGTGATAAAATTTCAACTGCATTTATCTTTTATAATGTGTTTATTTTCTTAGTTGGTCCGTTTAGTTATTTAATTGCTAATGAATTGTTAAGCAGTTTTTTAAATGCTAAAGATTACAAAATAATTAATATTTTAGCTCTATGCGGGTTAATGATTATTCCGGCCTATGCTTTTGCCTATATTTTTGGAGTTCACCAATACTTTAATAATTTATTTAATTTAAATGATAATAAATGAAAAATTTATGGGCTAATTGTTGGTGTTTTATTTACTGGCTTACTAATTTATAGTTTAAGCTATTTATGCATCAATAAGAAACTAAAAGATAATAATAAAAGTTCGTACTTTGCCACAGTTACTGCGCTTGTATTCTTCTTCTATACAGCCATGTATTACATTGTTGCTACAAGAACTTATAATGTCTTTATCTTCTTATTATTAATTCCAATTTTAACTGATAGTTTTGCTTATTTTTGTGGTAGTTTATTTGGCAAACATCATTTTTCAAAAAGTAGTCCGAATAAAACAATTGAAGGATGCGTTAGTGGAGTAGTTATGACTACAGTCATTGTCACATTAATGCAATTTATGTTCTACTTTTATAGTGATAATGCACTTCATGCAACATATTTAAATCAATTCATTGGTTGACAATTGGATAACACAATGAATCGATCAATTTATTTTTATTGATACTTTATTTGTGCAGTAATTGTTGGAGTGTTAAGCATTCTAGCTATTTGCGGTGATTTGTACTTTAGTAAAGTAAAACGAAGTATTAATATTAAAGATTTTGGCAAATTATTACCAGGACATGGCGGAATTCTTGACCGTATTGATTCATGAATTTATGTCATTACTGCTTATGTTGGCTGTAGCATTATTTTTGCTTTATTTTTTAATTGGTACGGCATTTTACAAAATATCTATATCATTTAA
- the frr gene encoding ribosome recycling factor, which translates to MEWNQLQKEFETKANHVLQWLNNEYGLIRTGRVNLSIFDKVHVMCYGEEMKLNQLANIQIVNATQVLIKPYDKSQIQEITKGISVANLNVNPIINPDSIRINFPPQTEENRKASVKQAKKILEDAKVRIRDVRKDIQTMYKKLDNVSEDLIRYFEDELNKITKKYNTTLETRYSEKEKELMTM; encoded by the coding sequence ATGGAATGAAATCAATTACAAAAAGAATTTGAAACTAAAGCTAATCATGTTCTTCAATGATTAAATAATGAATATGGTTTGATTCGTACTGGACGAGTAAATTTATCAATTTTTGATAAAGTACACGTAATGTGTTATGGTGAAGAAATGAAGCTTAATCAATTAGCTAACATTCAAATTGTTAATGCTACACAAGTATTAATTAAACCTTATGATAAAAGTCAAATTCAAGAAATCACTAAAGGTATTAGTGTTGCTAATTTAAATGTAAACCCAATTATTAACCCTGATTCAATTCGAATTAATTTTCCACCACAAACTGAAGAAAACCGAAAAGCTTCAGTAAAACAAGCTAAAAAAATTCTTGAAGATGCAAAAGTTCGAATTCGTGATGTTCGTAAAGATATTCAAACAATGTATAAAAAGCTTGATAATGTAAGTGAAGATCTAATTCGTTATTTTGAAGATGAATTAAATAAAATTACTAAGAAATACAATACAACATTAGAAACGCGATATAGCGAAAAAGAAAAGGAACTAATGACGATGTAA
- the pyrH gene encoding uridylate kinase: MKEKQTILLKISGEFFKDNETIINNTKLIEIANQIKVLTKTYNIGVVIGGGNIIRGGTSTLKNVARTTADQMGMIATLINSLALRDQLRSMNVKVDLYSLIPIPTIARVYNINEMKNHLANNHVIIFAGGTGNPFFSTDSGIALRALETDAKAILMAKNGVDGVYSADPRKVKNAKRYDKLTYLQALKENLQVMDLTALSLLKDSGVTVQIFNADEDKCFIKALTNKIKSTKMTK; this comes from the coding sequence ATGAAAGAAAAACAAACGATCTTGTTAAAAATAAGTGGTGAGTTTTTTAAAGATAATGAAACTATTATCAACAACACTAAATTAATTGAAATTGCAAATCAAATTAAAGTTTTAACTAAAACTTACAATATTGGTGTTGTCATTGGTGGTGGAAATATTATTCGTGGTGGAACAAGCACATTAAAAAATGTAGCTCGTACAACTGCTGACCAAATGGGAATGATTGCCACATTAATTAATTCACTAGCTCTGCGTGATCAATTGCGATCAATGAATGTTAAAGTTGATCTTTATTCATTAATTCCAATCCCTACAATAGCACGTGTTTATAATATTAACGAGATGAAAAATCATTTAGCGAACAATCACGTGATTATTTTTGCTGGAGGTACAGGTAATCCATTTTTTTCAACTGATTCAGGAATTGCCTTGCGTGCATTGGAAACAGATGCAAAAGCTATTTTGATGGCTAAAAATGGCGTTGATGGTGTATATTCAGCTGATCCACGCAAAGTTAAAAATGCTAAACGTTATGATAAGCTAACTTATCTACAAGCTTTAAAAGAAAATTTACAAGTAATGGATTTAACTGCATTAAGTTTACTAAAAGATTCAGGAGTAACTGTTCAAATCTTTAATGCTGATGAAGATAAATGTTTTATTAAAGCTTTAACTAATAAAATTAAATCAACAAAAATGACTAAATAA
- the tsf gene encoding translation elongation factor Ts: protein MASTELIKKLRDMTQAGVMDAVKALKECHDDLDKAAQWLREKGIAKASKKAGAIVTEGVVKTSVDDNYAAIIEINSQTDFVAKNDGFINLVKEIKSLVAQHKPQDIDALNNIKTADGSTISGACINLTAKTGEKIVVRRIGVLNKTDNQFFQVYEHFNDKIGVIMLVNNHKEDVNKGVAMHIAAMNPKFLRIEDVSRDFLENEKAILTKQTLAEGKPADRVEMIVKGRIRKSLSEVCLLEQNFFKDPSKTIGQYLNENGVELIKFIRFEVGEGVEKKQTDFAAEVAQQIGK, encoded by the coding sequence ATGGCAAGTACTGAACTTATTAAAAAATTGCGTGACATGACTCAAGCAGGAGTGATGGATGCAGTTAAAGCATTAAAAGAATGTCATGATGATTTAGATAAAGCTGCACAATGACTTCGTGAAAAAGGTATTGCAAAAGCTAGCAAAAAAGCTGGAGCAATTGTTACTGAAGGTGTTGTTAAAACTTCAGTTGATGATAATTATGCAGCAATTATTGAAATTAATTCTCAAACTGACTTCGTTGCTAAAAATGATGGATTTATCAATTTAGTAAAAGAAATTAAATCATTAGTAGCACAACATAAACCGCAAGACATTGACGCATTAAATAATATTAAAACTGCTGATGGATCAACAATTAGTGGAGCATGTATTAATTTAACAGCTAAAACTGGAGAAAAAATTGTTGTTCGCCGAATTGGTGTTTTAAATAAAACAGATAACCAATTCTTCCAAGTATATGAACATTTTAACGACAAAATCGGTGTTATTATGTTAGTTAACAATCATAAAGAAGATGTGAATAAAGGTGTAGCAATGCACATTGCTGCAATGAACCCAAAATTCTTACGTATTGAAGATGTTTCTAGAGACTTCTTGGAAAATGAAAAGGCTATTCTAACTAAACAAACATTAGCTGAAGGAAAACCAGCTGATCGAGTAGAAATGATTGTTAAAGGACGAATTCGCAAATCATTAAGCGAAGTATGTTTATTAGAACAAAATTTCTTTAAAGATCCTAGCAAAACAATTGGTCAATATTTAAATGAAAACGGTGTAGAATTAATTAAATTCATTCGTTTCGAAGTTGGTGAAGGTGTTGAAAAGAAACAAACTGACTTTGCTGCTGAAGTTGCTCAACAAATAGGTAAATAG
- a CDS encoding ribosome-associated protein Y: MNYTVRWKDCSKSDAVINYLEERLSKFYDFEFVQEEIKVEFVHYPKNKSFTTRINVLVPTKGPIRAEAKANDILTSINECCSKIIDQLRRIKTQFKK; the protein is encoded by the coding sequence ATGAATTATACTGTTCGTTGAAAAGATTGTTCAAAATCTGATGCTGTTATTAACTATTTAGAGGAAAGATTAAGTAAGTTTTATGATTTTGAATTTGTGCAAGAAGAAATCAAAGTGGAATTTGTTCACTATCCTAAAAACAAATCATTTACAACAAGAATTAATGTTTTAGTTCCAACTAAAGGTCCAATTCGTGCTGAAGCTAAAGCTAATGATATACTTACTTCAATTAATGAATGCTGCAGTAAAATCATTGACCAATTAAGAAGAATTAAAACTCAATTCAAGAAATAA
- a CDS encoding intracellular protease, translating to MFRIAVIVANKSEDIEVITPVDIWRRAGFFVRIISVEKKKNLILNRGTRIVCDDVIINENLSKYNGIYLPGGEGYKNFNDVDAPKLISFLKHNAKNKKITYMAACAATQVYGCLEMLEGVKATCYPGCEASFKKSYVNKPVVADKNFITANGPSAMIEFALTVVKKCLNEKIAKEIAVHMLYKGKF from the coding sequence ATGTTTAGAATTGCTGTCATCGTTGCCAATAAAAGTGAAGACATTGAAGTAATTACTCCAGTCGATATTTGAAGACGTGCCGGTTTTTTTGTCAGAATAATTTCGGTTGAAAAGAAGAAAAATTTAATTTTAAACCGGGGAACAAGAATTGTTTGTGATGATGTTATTATCAATGAAAACTTATCCAAATATAATGGAATTTATCTTCCGGGTGGAGAAGGATATAAAAACTTTAATGATGTTGATGCACCAAAATTAATTAGTTTCTTAAAGCATAATGCAAAGAATAAAAAAATTACATACATGGCTGCATGCGCGGCAACTCAAGTTTATGGATGCTTAGAAATGTTAGAAGGTGTAAAAGCTACATGTTATCCAGGATGTGAAGCATCTTTTAAAAAGTCGTATGTTAATAAGCCAGTAGTTGCTGATAAAAACTTTATTACTGCTAATGGTCCAAGTGCCATGATTGAATTTGCTTTAACAGTTGTCAAAAAGTGTTTAAATGAAAAAATAGCAAAAGAAATTGCTGTACACATGTTATATAAAGGAAAATTTTAA
- the grpE gene encoding heat shock protein GrpE has product MENKEQVKNNGEQINKTDQNNKKEEHYKQDNKNNEISELKVQIETLNKQIETLNLENREKQEKINQLTKHISDINASYMEKVQEKAKQANDLLNTKVKELQDKFNQEVSEIKKYALSSSMEEFLNIFNQFESMVNHQTDDPKINNYLTGFKMFIDMFHNWMNDMHIMKMDIKIGDEFDAHCMQAIDVDKDEESKHPFKVTKVITSGYKLYDRVIVNAKVNVSNCLKN; this is encoded by the coding sequence ATGGAAAATAAAGAACAAGTTAAAAATAATGGTGAACAAATAAACAAAACTGACCAAAACAATAAAAAAGAAGAGCACTACAAACAAGATAATAAAAATAATGAAATTAGTGAGTTAAAAGTACAAATTGAAACTTTAAATAAACAAATTGAAACTTTAAATCTTGAAAATAGAGAAAAACAAGAAAAAATTAATCAATTAACTAAGCATATTAGTGACATCAACGCCTCTTATATGGAAAAAGTACAAGAAAAAGCTAAACAGGCAAACGACCTATTAAATACTAAAGTTAAAGAATTACAAGATAAATTCAATCAAGAGGTTAGTGAAATTAAAAAATATGCTTTAAGTTCATCAATGGAAGAATTTTTAAATATTTTTAATCAATTTGAAAGTATGGTTAACCATCAAACTGATGATCCAAAAATTAATAATTATTTAACTGGATTTAAAATGTTTATTGATATGTTTCATAACTGAATGAATGATATGCATATAATGAAAATGGATATTAAAATTGGTGATGAATTTGATGCTCATTGTATGCAAGCGATTGATGTTGATAAAGATGAAGAAAGCAAACATCCATTCAAAGTTACTAAAGTTATTACCTCAGGATATAAATTATATGACCGAGTAATTGTTAATGCTAAGGTAAATGTATCCAACTGTTTGAAGAATTAA
- the dnaJ gene encoding chaperone protein DnaJ — protein MSQSKKRDFYEILGVNKTASIGEIKRAFRKLAMKYHPDRNKEPDAEAKFKEINEAYQVLSDEKQRKIYDQFGHEGLNQQGFSAENINPYDIFNQFFSSFKSARTGSSIFEDDEDEFGDGFFGNVFRGFTGAAGQGGGRNRGKTQPYSVDIQAQIVIDFIDSVIGTKKTFKIKTKKTCAECHGTGAGKKGTDVKTCPTCKGSGVIFSQQRTMLGIIQSQRVCPDCHGTGQIINSICHECNGKGYVEVEQSVNIEIPAGIQNGKIIVVKGAGNEFDDRIGSLYITIFINPSRIFTRDGNILKAKVLVDPLKAIVGGMIDIPTPYGLKHVKLKPKTANGEQITIAGYGFKDVKKSLLGKLTNGDLIIEIVYARPNNYTAKELDKLAALSEKDNQEVIDFNNLVMKEINEYGK, from the coding sequence ATGTCACAATCAAAAAAACGTGATTTTTACGAAATCTTAGGCGTCAATAAAACGGCTTCAATTGGTGAAATTAAGCGTGCTTTTCGTAAGTTAGCAATGAAATATCATCCTGATCGAAATAAAGAACCAGATGCTGAAGCTAAATTTAAAGAAATAAATGAAGCTTATCAAGTATTAAGTGATGAAAAACAACGAAAAATTTATGATCAATTTGGTCATGAAGGATTGAATCAACAAGGATTTAGTGCTGAAAACATTAATCCATATGATATCTTTAATCAATTCTTTAGTAGCTTTAAATCTGCAAGAACAGGTTCAAGTATTTTTGAAGATGATGAAGATGAATTTGGCGATGGTTTCTTTGGTAATGTATTCCGTGGATTTACCGGTGCAGCTGGTCAAGGTGGAGGACGCAATCGAGGCAAAACTCAACCATATAGCGTCGATATTCAAGCCCAAATTGTTATTGATTTCATTGATTCAGTTATTGGCACAAAGAAAACATTTAAGATTAAAACTAAGAAGACATGTGCCGAATGTCATGGAACAGGTGCTGGAAAAAAAGGAACAGATGTTAAAACATGTCCAACATGTAAAGGAAGCGGTGTAATATTTAGTCAACAACGAACAATGTTAGGAATTATTCAATCACAACGTGTTTGTCCTGATTGCCATGGAACTGGACAAATTATTAATTCTATTTGTCATGAATGTAATGGAAAGGGCTATGTTGAAGTTGAACAATCAGTTAACATTGAAATCCCTGCTGGAATCCAAAACGGTAAAATCATTGTTGTTAAAGGCGCCGGTAATGAATTTGATGATAGAATTGGTAGTTTATACATTACAATTTTCATTAATCCAAGCCGAATCTTTACGCGAGACGGTAATATATTAAAAGCTAAAGTTTTAGTAGATCCATTAAAGGCAATTGTTGGTGGAATGATTGATATTCCAACCCCTTATGGTTTAAAACATGTTAAATTAAAACCAAAAACTGCTAATGGTGAACAAATAACTATTGCTGGATATGGTTTTAAAGATGTTAAGAAATCATTATTAGGAAAATTAACGAATGGTGATTTAATAATTGAAATTGTTTATGCACGTCCAAATAACTACACAGCTAAAGAATTAGACAAATTGGCCGCACTTAGCGAAAAAGACAACCAAGAAGTTATTGATTTCAATAATTTAGTAATGAAGGAAATAAACGAATATGGAAAATAA
- a CDS encoding ABC-type antimicrobial peptide transport system ATPase, with amino-acid sequence MNEQINGLNNKINTLIETFNQRYHAKYVARLEKTKKLTRKIEKIDNKLSGDNIIELKNVCKYYNNGFLAVKVLDQVNLTIKRGEFVVILGPSGSGKTTLLNIISGMDNATYGDVIIANENLIDYNQNQLTKFRRDHIGYVFQQYALLPNLNVKENILIGQNLQSDKKLRIDIDQILESIGMKQYMKKYPNELSGGQQQRVSIARSIAKNPNILFGDEPTGAIDEAMSKEIMRLFLEVNKKYKTTIVIVTHNPILAQTANTVIHVGNGTIQKIVTNKNPKSVDEITWGTPE; translated from the coding sequence TTGAATGAGCAAATTAATGGATTAAATAACAAGATTAACACTTTAATTGAAACATTTAACCAACGTTATCATGCTAAATATGTTGCTAGACTTGAAAAAACTAAGAAACTAACAAGAAAGATTGAGAAAATTGATAATAAATTATCAGGTGATAATATTATTGAATTAAAAAATGTTTGTAAGTATTACAACAATGGTTTTTTAGCTGTAAAAGTTCTTGATCAAGTCAATTTGACAATTAAACGTGGTGAGTTCGTCGTTATTCTTGGACCTAGTGGAAGTGGAAAAACAACATTATTAAACATTATTAGTGGTATGGATAATGCCACTTATGGTGATGTCATTATTGCTAATGAAAATTTAATTGATTACAACCAAAACCAGCTCACTAAATTTCGTAGAGATCACATTGGTTATGTCTTTCAACAATATGCATTATTACCTAATTTAAATGTTAAAGAAAATATTCTTATTGGTCAAAACTTACAATCTGATAAGAAATTACGAATTGATATTGATCAAATCCTTGAATCAATCGGAATGAAACAATATATGAAAAAATATCCGAATGAATTAAGTGGTGGTCAACAACAACGAGTTAGTATTGCTAGAAGTATTGCTAAAAACCCTAATATTCTTTTTGGTGATGAACCAACTGGTGCAATTGATGAAGCTATGAGTAAAGAAATTATGCGTTTATTCCTTGAAGTGAATAAAAAATATAAAACAACCATTGTTATTGTTACTCATAACCCAATATTAGCTCAAACAGCCAACACTGTTATTCATGTTGGTAATGGAACAATTCAAAAGATTGTAACAAATAAAAACCCAAAGAGTGTTGACGAAATTACTTGGGGAACACCAGAATAA